Part of the Streptomyces antimycoticus genome, TTGCGCATGATGGAGGGCCTCACTTCGGGTGGTCGTGGTGTGGTGTGAGCGCGGGTGGGCCGTGCGTCAGCCGGCCGCGCGGTAGGCGGCGCCCGCCTGGTTGGGCGTGGCGCCATTGTAGAGACCGGTGCCGCCGCGATCGGCGGACAGCGTGAACCACGCGTACCGCTCCACGAAGGACAGCCCCTGGAGCATGGCGGTGGACTTCGTCACGAAGGCGGCCTGCTGGTCCGGGGTCGGATACCTCGGCGTGCCGGTCGAGAAGTCGATCAGCGCGTATTCGGTGAGCCAGATCGGCTTCTTGTAGCGGTCGTACGTGGCCTGGAGATAGCTCCGCAGCTGATCGGTCGCGCGGGTGGGGTCGAAGTCCGCGCCGTACCAGTGCAGCGGGATGAAATCGACCGTGTGGCCGCGGTCGGCCGCGCCCTTCATGAAGCGGTCGAGCCAGCCACCGGCGACGTCGCCGCCGTAGGCCACGGCGGGGGCGCCGAGCCGCATACCGGTCGACTGCAGCCGGG contains:
- a CDS encoding glycoside hydrolase family protein, which produces MRRIRALAVLLGVLTLFTAGSQAGATGAATAAAKKKGVSAWNFDGATAAMSDAKVGWFYTWASGREQIDAPAGVEFVPMIWGPGSVTDAELDRAKSEGTTLLGFNEPDMAGQANMTVEQALDLWPRLQSTGMRLGAPAVAYGGDVAGGWLDRFMKGAADRGHTVDFIPLHWYGADFDPTRATDQLRSYLQATYDRYKKPIWLTEYALIDFSTGTPRYPTPDQQAAFVTKSTAMLQGLSFVERYAWFTLSADRGGTGLYNGATPNQAGAAYRAAG